One Lacipirellulaceae bacterium DNA window includes the following coding sequences:
- the egtD gene encoding L-histidine N(alpha)-methyltransferase, translating into MPSDSAILARTRSADEAPINGKLLADVIEGLSSSPKTLPCKYFYDRRGSQLFDRICELPEYYPTRTETKILEENAAAISDAIGEGTVLVEYGSGSSTKTVPLLKAAPNLAAYVPLDISRDHLLETSAELRRQLPGLPIKPVVADFTSEVELPEEFADVRRTVFFPGSTIGNFPPEEAVELLGQIADLVGTGGGLVIGIDLEKDLNVLEPAYYDSQNVTAAFNLNLLHRINRELDADIAVEDFAHIAFYNRELNRIEMHLRSLKSQTIVIDGCELDFEKDETIHTESSHKYTVERFAGMAEQAGMEVKQVWTDSKEWFAVLHLLAVS; encoded by the coding sequence GTGCCTTCTGATTCTGCCATACTAGCCCGCACGCGTTCTGCCGATGAAGCCCCAATCAATGGAAAACTCCTTGCGGATGTGATCGAGGGGCTCTCAAGCAGTCCAAAGACCTTGCCATGTAAGTACTTTTACGACAGGCGCGGGTCGCAGCTTTTCGATCGCATTTGCGAGTTGCCCGAGTATTACCCCACCCGAACGGAAACGAAGATTCTGGAGGAGAACGCAGCGGCCATCTCCGACGCGATCGGCGAAGGGACAGTCCTTGTTGAGTATGGCAGCGGTAGTAGCACGAAGACGGTTCCGCTGCTGAAGGCTGCACCGAATCTGGCCGCTTACGTACCGCTAGATATCTCCCGAGATCATTTGCTGGAGACTTCTGCCGAACTACGTCGCCAGTTGCCCGGGCTGCCAATCAAACCGGTCGTCGCCGATTTCACCTCGGAGGTTGAACTTCCCGAAGAGTTTGCCGACGTCCGCCGAACTGTTTTCTTCCCCGGCTCGACAATTGGTAACTTTCCGCCGGAAGAAGCTGTCGAGCTCTTGGGGCAGATTGCCGATCTCGTTGGCACTGGAGGCGGTCTAGTAATCGGCATCGATCTTGAAAAGGATCTCAATGTCTTAGAACCGGCCTATTACGACTCGCAGAACGTCACAGCTGCGTTCAATTTGAATCTACTGCATCGCATCAATCGCGAGCTGGACGCGGACATCGCGGTCGAAGACTTCGCTCACATTGCCTTCTACAACCGCGAATTGAATCGGATCGAAATGCATCTCCGCAGCTTAAAGTCTCAGACGATCGTGATAGATGGCTGCGAGTTAGACTTCGAGAAAGACGAGACGATCCACACCGAATCTTCACACAAGTATACGGTCGAACGTTTTGCCGGAATGGCCGAACAGGCGGGCATGGAAGTAAAGCAGGTCTGGACCGACTCGAAAGAGTGGTTTGCGGTGTTGCACCTGTTGGCGGTAAGCTGA
- a CDS encoding DUF427 domain-containing protein — protein sequence MAKAIWNKEIIAESDQTVIVEGNHYFPPESVDKTKLQANSTTTVCGWKGTANYYDVLAGGEVNQGAAWYYAEPKPEASQIAGHIAFWKGVTVEEGSSGEEMSCGGSC from the coding sequence ATGGCCAAAGCGATTTGGAATAAAGAGATCATCGCTGAAAGCGACCAAACCGTCATCGTCGAAGGGAATCACTATTTCCCACCCGAGTCGGTCGACAAAACGAAACTCCAAGCCAACTCTACGACAACCGTTTGTGGCTGGAAGGGAACGGCCAACTACTACGACGTGTTAGCCGGGGGCGAGGTGAATCAAGGTGCTGCTTGGTACTACGCTGAGCCGAAACCAGAAGCGTCCCAAATTGCCGGCCACATCGCCTTCTGGAAAGGCGTCACCGTTGAAGAAGGCTCGTCGGGCGAAGAAATGTCCTGCGGTGGTTCTTGCTGA
- the egtB gene encoding ergothioneine biosynthesis protein EgtB translates to MDATATKLSDAEASTSQLNATRLAARYREVRAWSEALVENLQTEDFLLQSMPDASPAKWHLAHTTWFFETFVLAKDNPDYEPISPDFNYLFNSYYNAVGERHPRPERGLLSRPSVSEVMRYRGETDKRMETLLAEEPTGELLKIIELGLHHEQQHQELLLTDIKHAFWKNPLRPAVLKEPLEQHDNDSTSSQWLSYEEALVEIGHTGDGFCFDNELPRHRVFIEPFEISSSLVPNGEFLKFIADEGYSRPELWLSEGWDVVKREDWNAPLYWQKSDSKDSWELFTHNGTQPLNPSEPVCHVSLYEADAFARWRACRLPTEAEWEHAAKSQAERGRGEGWMGSRWQWTSSQYTGYPGYRAAEGALGEYNGKFMCNQHVLRGASCATPESHRRLTYRNFFHASSRWQFTGIRLARSC, encoded by the coding sequence ATGGATGCTACCGCAACGAAGCTCTCTGACGCGGAAGCGTCCACTTCGCAGTTAAACGCGACTCGACTCGCCGCCCGCTATCGGGAGGTGCGTGCTTGGTCGGAAGCCTTGGTGGAGAATCTCCAGACTGAGGACTTCTTGCTGCAGTCGATGCCCGACGCAAGCCCCGCGAAGTGGCATCTTGCCCATACGACTTGGTTCTTCGAGACTTTTGTCCTCGCCAAGGACAATCCCGACTACGAGCCGATTAGTCCCGACTTCAATTACCTCTTCAATTCGTATTACAACGCGGTTGGCGAGCGCCACCCTCGACCTGAACGCGGGCTGCTCTCGCGACCTTCGGTGAGCGAGGTGATGCGGTACCGAGGCGAAACCGACAAGCGGATGGAGACGTTACTGGCAGAGGAGCCCACCGGCGAGTTACTAAAGATTATCGAGCTTGGGTTGCATCATGAGCAGCAACATCAGGAGCTTTTGCTTACGGACATCAAACACGCGTTTTGGAAGAATCCTCTGCGACCCGCGGTTTTGAAAGAGCCGCTTGAACAGCACGATAACGATTCCACTAGTTCGCAATGGTTAAGCTACGAGGAAGCACTAGTGGAAATTGGCCACACCGGGGACGGCTTTTGCTTTGATAACGAATTGCCCCGTCACCGGGTGTTCATTGAGCCTTTCGAGATTTCCTCCTCGCTCGTCCCGAATGGAGAGTTTCTCAAGTTCATCGCAGATGAAGGCTACAGTAGGCCCGAACTTTGGTTATCCGAGGGTTGGGATGTTGTGAAACGCGAAGACTGGAACGCTCCTCTTTATTGGCAGAAATCTGATTCGAAGGACTCTTGGGAATTGTTTACCCACAATGGGACGCAGCCTCTCAATCCGAGTGAGCCCGTTTGTCATGTCAGTCTTTACGAAGCGGATGCTTTTGCGCGTTGGCGGGCTTGCCGGTTGCCGACGGAGGCTGAGTGGGAGCATGCAGCTAAGTCGCAAGCGGAGCGTGGACGTGGCGAGGGTTGGATGGGTTCGCGATGGCAGTGGACCTCGTCGCAATACACGGGCTACCCAGGCTATCGGGCAGCAGAAGGAGCGTTGGGGGAGTACAATGGAAAGTTCATGTGCAATCAGCACGTGCTACGAGGGGCCTCGTGTGCGACGCCCGAATCGCACCGACGACTCACCTACCGTAATTTCTTTCACGCAAGCAGTCGCTGGCAATTTACGGGGATACGACTCGCTCGGTCTTGCTAG
- a CDS encoding metallophosphoesterase, protein MHFSNIRLSFFVLLSGMLSSLHCFAHPETDSPQGTPPESDEAVGMLLPPLEGPTPWTNKPLLNDPERFQFAIVTDRTGGHRPGVWMDAVNKLNMLRPEFVVSVGDLIEGYTDDEQQAKAEWDEFVGFVDQLDMKFFFVAGNHDVTNPILHRMWRERFGKEYYSFDYKGVHFVCLCSEEPRERISEEQLAWISKDLQEHSDARWTLVFLHKPLWTYAERDLAEGKPDQTNWKKVEQLLIDRPHTVFAGHVHHYVQYRRNEREYYSLATTGGVSQLRGDSYGEFDHVTWLTMEKDGPQIANLRLDGILAADVVDEQTITRLNAFLKGTAVEVAPILMSESTADRFSDGEIGIRVSNKSTEVVKLSGELEGLPLKGLTVDPGTLDLTVPPGTSKELRVRIAFTEPMEFEQLFRTAMVSTLKTVGEDPLTSERVIPVVIDRRFEFPTIAELPPIDGMVKSWPERSNATPEKPLLLGNTRGWQGVGDGSAKFFARHVPKNDGPAGEQVYVAVRVKDDRVISAVDRVELLIDPRPVEKRSTEPRYTRTGLTISAFAPTESGEVKVDARRFRRDRSYRGVKASGIRTEDGYDLEFAIPTKLVKEIQGRDWHSLQGTVVLHDADEPDEEPTQVVWRGTDRVRELNTGFGHFVREK, encoded by the coding sequence ATGCATTTTTCCAATATACGTCTTTCGTTTTTCGTCCTTCTCTCGGGAATGCTTTCCTCCCTGCATTGCTTCGCCCATCCAGAGACCGACTCGCCTCAAGGCACGCCACCGGAAAGCGATGAGGCTGTTGGCATGCTGTTGCCCCCCCTTGAAGGGCCAACTCCCTGGACGAACAAACCCCTGCTGAACGACCCAGAAAGGTTCCAGTTCGCGATCGTGACCGACCGGACTGGCGGACATCGCCCCGGGGTCTGGATGGATGCTGTTAATAAACTGAATATGCTGCGTCCTGAGTTCGTGGTTTCGGTCGGTGACCTCATTGAAGGCTACACGGACGATGAGCAACAAGCGAAGGCTGAGTGGGACGAGTTCGTCGGTTTTGTTGACCAACTCGACATGAAGTTTTTCTTCGTCGCTGGGAACCACGACGTGACCAACCCGATACTGCATCGGATGTGGCGGGAACGGTTTGGCAAGGAGTACTATTCGTTCGATTACAAGGGCGTTCACTTTGTTTGTCTCTGCAGCGAAGAGCCTCGCGAACGAATCAGCGAAGAGCAGCTCGCATGGATCAGCAAGGATTTGCAGGAACACTCCGACGCACGATGGACGCTCGTTTTCCTTCACAAGCCGCTCTGGACCTACGCCGAACGCGACCTTGCTGAGGGCAAGCCCGACCAAACCAATTGGAAGAAAGTCGAACAACTGTTGATCGATCGTCCGCACACAGTCTTTGCCGGGCACGTACATCACTACGTACAGTATCGTCGGAACGAACGTGAGTATTACTCCCTGGCGACCACTGGTGGTGTGTCTCAACTTCGTGGAGACAGCTACGGTGAGTTCGACCATGTCACTTGGTTGACGATGGAAAAAGACGGTCCGCAGATCGCTAACTTGCGGCTTGATGGTATTCTGGCCGCCGATGTCGTTGACGAGCAAACCATCACCCGCCTGAATGCATTTCTGAAAGGAACTGCTGTCGAAGTCGCACCCATCCTGATGAGCGAATCGACAGCGGATCGCTTCTCTGATGGCGAAATCGGAATCCGCGTCAGCAACAAGTCGACCGAAGTAGTCAAGCTGTCGGGCGAGTTGGAAGGCTTGCCACTGAAGGGATTGACTGTCGACCCGGGAACGCTTGACCTGACCGTCCCGCCCGGAACCAGTAAAGAACTGCGTGTCCGAATAGCCTTCACCGAACCAATGGAGTTCGAGCAACTCTTTCGCACGGCCATGGTTTCTACTTTGAAGACTGTTGGAGAGGACCCGTTGACTAGTGAAAGAGTGATTCCCGTTGTGATTGATCGGCGATTTGAGTTCCCAACGATTGCAGAACTTCCGCCGATCGATGGCATGGTCAAGTCGTGGCCGGAGCGCAGTAATGCGACCCCTGAGAAGCCATTGCTGCTTGGCAACACGCGCGGTTGGCAGGGCGTTGGCGATGGCTCGGCAAAGTTTTTCGCTCGCCACGTTCCCAAGAACGATGGTCCCGCAGGTGAACAAGTTTATGTTGCCGTTCGAGTCAAAGATGATCGAGTGATCTCCGCGGTTGACCGGGTGGAATTGCTGATTGACCCCCGCCCAGTTGAAAAGCGAAGCACCGAACCTCGCTACACGCGAACGGGGCTGACCATTAGCGCCTTCGCCCCGACTGAAAGCGGCGAAGTAAAAGTCGATGCTCGTCGCTTTCGTCGCGACCGCAGCTATCGAGGCGTGAAAGCAAGCGGCATACGGACCGAGGACGGCTACGATCTGGAGTTCGCGATCCCCACGAAACTGGTGAAGGAAATCCAAGGACGTGATTGGCATAGTCTCCAGGGGACGGTCGTTCTGCACGACGCCGACGAACCGGACGAGGAGCCAACGCAAGTCGTGTGGCGCGGGACGGACCGTGTGCGAGAATTGAACACTGGCTTCGGACATTTCGTTCGCGAAAAATAG
- a CDS encoding GNAT family N-acetyltransferase: MRQTAVADLSSPLHAAAVLDLLDEYARGITGTGKPLPEFVRANLIHELSQRPDCCAVLAFVDEQPAGLAICFEGFSTFACKPILNIHDFVVAEAFRGQGLARDLLAKVEEVAKSNGCCKLTLEVLEGNERARQVYQRYGFASYELDPEMGRAVFLEKTIK, translated from the coding sequence ATGAGACAAACAGCAGTAGCGGACCTGTCGAGCCCTCTTCACGCCGCCGCGGTACTCGACTTGCTCGACGAGTACGCTAGGGGAATTACCGGCACCGGAAAGCCGCTGCCAGAGTTTGTCAGAGCAAACCTGATTCACGAGCTCTCACAACGCCCCGATTGCTGCGCGGTTCTCGCTTTCGTCGACGAGCAGCCCGCAGGGCTAGCGATCTGCTTTGAAGGATTCTCGACTTTCGCGTGCAAGCCGATCCTCAATATCCACGATTTCGTCGTGGCAGAAGCATTTCGGGGCCAGGGCCTCGCCAGAGATTTGCTCGCCAAAGTAGAAGAAGTGGCGAAGTCCAATGGTTGCTGCAAACTGACGCTTGAAGTGCTCGAAGGCAACGAGCGAGCCCGGCAAGTTTATCAGCGGTATGGTTTCGCGAGCTACGAACTCGACCCAGAGATGGGACGAGCTGTCTTTCTTGAGAAAACGATCAAGTGA
- a CDS encoding OmpH family outer membrane protein — protein sequence MSRRPISKVSAVLSNVCLLAAALLVGCSQDSTSEPQKTTPSTGSVAVIDLDRVAQQLGQDKRITQTLTASQTNLQQQLTKLAQNYQQQITQKKQAAEGATTGDNAIQLASFQREASAKLNEARQQVTRDLASQRSQLIASFRQQIKPYAREAARARGLSVIVTNNDSVIYDYVASVDITDDVVKAITSRQQNAPTASKFPGSN from the coding sequence ATGAGCCGTCGACCGATTTCCAAAGTCTCTGCCGTTCTCTCAAACGTTTGCTTGCTAGCTGCGGCACTGCTGGTCGGCTGCAGCCAGGATTCCACGAGTGAACCGCAAAAAACCACGCCCTCCACGGGGTCTGTGGCCGTGATCGACCTCGACCGGGTTGCTCAGCAATTGGGGCAGGACAAACGGATCACCCAGACGCTGACGGCTAGCCAGACCAACTTGCAGCAGCAATTGACCAAGCTTGCGCAGAATTACCAGCAGCAGATCACACAAAAGAAACAGGCTGCGGAAGGAGCGACAACAGGCGACAACGCAATTCAGCTTGCCAGTTTCCAACGGGAAGCCAGCGCGAAACTGAATGAAGCACGCCAACAGGTGACACGCGACTTGGCAAGCCAGCGGAGCCAATTGATCGCCAGTTTCAGGCAACAAATTAAGCCCTACGCCCGTGAAGCCGCACGAGCCCGCGGCCTATCGGTGATCGTCACCAATAACGACAGCGTGATCTACGACTACGTAGCGTCCGTCGACATTACCGACGATGTGGTGAAGGCAATCACCAGCCGTCAACAAAACGCACCAACTGCATCGAAGTTCCCTGGCTCAAACTAG
- a CDS encoding peptidylprolyl isomerase, producing the protein MRKIALLFICLTLFVSTATAQTVRFDTNVGSFNINLNPSNNPDLQDHVDNFLGYVALGRYHFSAINRDDDIDTDRDMQDDSDFALQMGGLSAFPASTAAFAQLFQSIETNPPVLVDDDLLMSEAEGLSNSRGTVSLALSPFPNTRTTNPDSGTNSFFINLIDNNGDPDDEDDRGLDGQGFIAFAEIEDFESLRPILNLEKIDLTAQLGNSLAFSDIPVVNENELVVIQDVTILDVPEDFSLINAIQRSLGIQETLAPSVVASASAAGVPEPASVLLLSAATAVFGLSRRRR; encoded by the coding sequence ATGCGTAAGATTGCCCTGCTCTTTATTTGCCTCACCCTCTTTGTCTCCACGGCGACGGCCCAAACGGTGCGATTCGACACCAATGTTGGCAGCTTCAACATTAATTTGAACCCAAGCAACAATCCCGATCTGCAAGACCACGTGGATAACTTCTTGGGTTACGTGGCTTTGGGGCGCTACCACTTTTCTGCGATCAATCGCGACGATGACATCGATACTGACAGAGACATGCAGGACGACTCGGATTTTGCCCTGCAAATGGGTGGCCTTTCCGCCTTTCCAGCAAGTACCGCTGCGTTTGCTCAATTATTCCAGTCAATTGAGACTAATCCGCCCGTTCTCGTAGATGACGATTTACTTATGTCTGAAGCAGAAGGACTCTCAAATAGTCGCGGAACTGTGAGTTTAGCACTTTCACCTTTCCCAAATACTCGAACCACTAATCCCGATTCTGGGACGAATAGTTTTTTTATCAATCTGATTGACAACAATGGCGACCCTGATGACGAAGACGACCGCGGACTAGATGGCCAAGGCTTTATTGCCTTTGCAGAGATCGAAGACTTTGAGTCACTAAGGCCGATTCTAAACCTTGAGAAGATTGATTTGACCGCACAACTAGGTAACAGTCTCGCATTCAGTGACATCCCTGTCGTTAATGAAAACGAGCTCGTTGTCATCCAAGACGTAACGATCTTAGACGTGCCCGAAGACTTCTCTCTAATAAACGCCATCCAACGATCGCTGGGAATTCAAGAGACCTTGGCCCCAAGCGTCGTCGCAAGTGCGAGTGCCGCAGGCGTGCCGGAACCCGCGAGCGTTCTGCTGTTGTCTGCTGCGACCGCCGTGTTCGGGCTATCGCGTCGTCGACGCTAG
- a CDS encoding TolC family protein, with protein sequence MLRLRCSLALCAALISGCRSPSQIAFSEPGYQPSQVAPSHPSSVEQCSYVSSETLPQPANAEASPFESPPLANLESLSIDEALQFALQHSDIARSIDDDEVIVEQATGYDAPISQEAVREALAAFDTSLETTFAWNRFEGPPNSFFGPGIDREDRRDEATFATGLTKLWQRGTQTRVGYNPTPGYLFFPAGSTGFNPTHVAAFEIEVRQPVLQGGGLEVNSAPIYVAQLQADQSAWEFKEALLEMVQNVETAYWELYAARVARQVLEEQAPLIEEVVRVEEANLAVDRSVKADLARARSQLYRLQQRTIEADRTIRERELRLGSLIGLGANCRVSIELSTPPPTAPMFVDKHASIQRAINQQPLLVQRRIRARIRELETRVASNQYLPRFELQALYRANGLEDDLGNALKMMVEQDFYDWQFGAAFSVPLGRNGPRARLRAAELQLAREQAQLREQVRLTVFQIDEIHTRIEALHAGYRAAKQREKQAKLWLEGAQIRYKNPPPAGRSVNWMLVALNDLLLALQESSDAAEERAQLLADYNAELARLQQVEGNLLNKYNVCLQDEPLSEDLIEQLPAIAIPKQEPKVEELEKGKEGKLQDQDNSAFMRVSPEIVFEGAPEPPQQSELESLELLPQVGPPQATARIRGITPVENGVSADWTVLPPLEEIPSGEAPTLQTPKSGLVDNPYFRPNVSTAVRPGEGNESGPRDVSRR encoded by the coding sequence ATGCTGCGCCTACGGTGTAGCCTTGCGCTATGCGCTGCCCTCATTTCGGGCTGCCGCTCTCCCTCCCAGATCGCCTTTTCCGAGCCCGGCTACCAGCCTTCGCAAGTCGCACCATCACATCCGTCGTCGGTGGAGCAATGTAGCTACGTTTCTTCAGAAACGCTTCCGCAACCTGCGAACGCTGAAGCTTCGCCTTTTGAGAGTCCTCCGCTAGCGAATCTTGAGTCGCTCTCGATTGACGAGGCTCTACAATTCGCCCTGCAGCACTCCGATATCGCTCGCTCCATTGATGACGATGAGGTCATTGTGGAGCAGGCTACCGGGTACGACGCACCGATCTCTCAGGAAGCGGTTCGAGAAGCACTAGCCGCGTTCGATACTAGTCTTGAGACGACGTTCGCCTGGAATCGATTCGAGGGGCCGCCCAACTCGTTCTTCGGACCGGGCATCGATCGTGAAGACCGTCGTGACGAAGCCACCTTTGCCACGGGACTGACGAAGCTCTGGCAACGGGGGACGCAGACGCGTGTCGGCTACAACCCGACACCCGGCTATCTCTTCTTCCCCGCGGGCTCCACCGGTTTTAACCCCACACATGTCGCGGCTTTCGAGATCGAAGTCCGTCAACCTGTGCTGCAAGGGGGTGGGCTGGAAGTAAACAGCGCGCCGATTTACGTGGCCCAACTGCAAGCGGATCAATCTGCCTGGGAATTTAAAGAAGCTCTCTTGGAGATGGTGCAGAACGTCGAGACCGCCTACTGGGAACTGTACGCCGCTCGCGTGGCACGCCAAGTGTTGGAAGAGCAGGCACCATTGATTGAAGAAGTAGTGCGTGTCGAAGAAGCCAACCTTGCCGTTGACCGATCCGTGAAAGCGGATCTGGCGAGGGCACGGTCGCAACTCTACCGGCTCCAACAACGGACGATCGAGGCTGATCGGACGATTCGCGAGCGTGAACTTCGTCTAGGTAGCCTGATCGGCCTCGGAGCCAACTGCCGCGTCTCGATTGAACTGTCGACTCCGCCTCCCACCGCTCCAATGTTCGTCGACAAACACGCTTCGATCCAGCGAGCGATCAACCAACAGCCGCTCTTGGTCCAGCGCAGAATTCGCGCCCGAATTCGCGAACTAGAAACGCGGGTCGCAAGCAACCAGTACTTGCCTCGATTTGAGTTACAGGCACTCTATCGGGCCAACGGTCTGGAAGACGATCTTGGGAACGCCCTGAAGATGATGGTCGAACAGGATTTCTACGATTGGCAGTTCGGGGCAGCTTTCTCGGTGCCACTGGGACGAAACGGCCCCCGTGCCCGTTTGCGTGCCGCAGAGTTACAGCTCGCGCGAGAGCAAGCCCAGCTTCGCGAACAGGTTCGTCTGACGGTGTTTCAGATCGACGAAATCCACACGCGAATCGAAGCGCTACATGCAGGCTATCGAGCCGCCAAGCAGCGTGAGAAACAAGCGAAGTTGTGGCTAGAAGGTGCCCAGATTCGCTACAAGAATCCACCGCCGGCGGGACGGAGCGTCAACTGGATGTTGGTGGCTCTCAACGATTTGCTTCTCGCGCTGCAAGAATCCTCCGATGCTGCCGAGGAACGAGCGCAGTTGTTGGCGGACTACAATGCGGAATTGGCGCGCCTGCAGCAAGTTGAGGGGAATCTGCTCAACAAATACAACGTCTGTCTGCAGGACGAGCCACTCAGCGAGGACCTCATCGAGCAGCTTCCGGCCATAGCCATTCCCAAGCAAGAGCCCAAGGTCGAGGAATTGGAGAAGGGGAAGGAAGGCAAACTTCAAGATCAAGACAACAGCGCATTCATGCGTGTGTCACCCGAGATCGTGTTCGAGGGAGCACCAGAGCCCCCGCAACAATCTGAACTCGAGTCCTTAGAATTGCTCCCTCAAGTGGGACCCCCCCAGGCGACTGCTCGAATTAGAGGTATCACACCTGTCGAAAACGGCGTTTCCGCTGACTGGACCGTTCTTCCACCGCTAGAAGAAATCCCAAGTGGAGAGGCCCCGACGCTGCAAACGCCCAAATCAGGTTTGGTTGATAATCCCTACTTCAGACCAAATGTCAGCACTGCGGTGCGTCCCGGAGAAGGGAACGAAAGTGGACCCCGCGATGTAAGTCGCCGCTAA